In the Candidatus Margulisiibacteriota bacterium genome, AAGATATCTCAGATCAAGAGCCAGAATGTTTGGTTCTCTTGGTCAGCCTTTGATGTTTCTTATAGCTTTGGGTTATGGCTTCGGCCCTATCTTTCAGCGGGCCAATAATATTAACTATATTTCTTTTCTAGTACCGGGAATAATCGCGCAGACTATTTTATTTTCTGCTATTTTCACAGGGATCGAAGTGATCTGGGACAGGCAGTTCGGATTTCTCAAGGAAACTCTGGTTGCCCCGGTATCGCGTTTTTCCATTATGCTGGGGCGAACTCTTGGCGGAGCAACAGTATCAACTATACAAGGTATTCTGGTGCTTTTAATTTCTTTTTTATTGGGTTTCACACCCCAACATTTTTTAACTATTCCCATCGCCATTATTTTTATGTTTATTATCGCTCTTTTTTTTACTGCTCTGGGAACGGCTATTGCCTCACTGCTTACAGATTTTCATGGTTTCCAGATTATAATAAATTTTTTAATTATGCCCTTATTTTTTCTTTCCGGTGCCTTATTCCCTCTCAAAGGTCTGCCGTGGCTGCTAATGGTTATTTCTGTCTTGAACCCTTTAACTTACGGGGTAGATGCTTTGCGCTCAATTCTGGTTAATATTGTTCATTTCAACCTGAGTTTTGACCTCATGATTTTATGTCTTTTATCATTTACCATACTTGTTATAGGAAGTTATCTGTTCAATAACATCGAAGCCTGAGTTTTATAATCAGGTTAATTGTCTGACCTCAGCTTCAGGCGTTATTTCTATTACCTCACCATACAAAAGTTTAGCCAGGAATTCTTTTAAATTTTTCAGGATTTCCATAACCTCTAACTCCTGCCTGTTAATATAATTAACTAATTCCTTTTGAAAGAAGGCTTTATC is a window encoding:
- a CDS encoding ABC transporter permease — encoded protein: MKVVYILWLRQIKRYLRSRARMFGSLGQPLMFLIALGYGFGPIFQRANNINYISFLVPGIIAQTILFSAIFTGIEVIWDRQFGFLKETLVAPVSRFSIMLGRTLGGATVSTIQGILVLLISFLLGFTPQHFLTIPIAIIFMFIIALFFTALGTAIASLLTDFHGFQIIINFLIMPLFFLSGALFPLKGLPWLLMVISVLNPLTYGVDALRSILVNIVHFNLSFDLMILCLLSFTILVIGSYLFNNIEA